The genome window GTATTATTCATGGCATGCCATGATCGCAGAGCCCCCGTGGCGCTTCAATGACTTAGGTCAAGCCGCATAAAAACTCAGGCGGCGACTTTCTTCGACTTCTTGGCCGGTGCCGGCAATTGCACGGTCTGCGTGCCCACGAGCTTGTCGTGCAGGAATTGTCCATTGCCCGTAAACAGGGCCGTGGCCGACCAGGCCAGGATGCCCACGCCGATGGCGCCCAGGGCAGTCCAGTGCTGCAAATCGAATGCATACGACACCAGCAGGGCCGGCAGCAGCCACATCCATGACAGGATGTAGCGGCAGGCAGCCACGCGCAGCGGCACGTGGGCGTGGCCTGGCAATACCAGTTGCAAGCGCCACGTCTTCATGGCCAGCGTTTGCCCTTCGCGGCTCCATTGATGGATGAAATATGCGCCCATGACGAGGAAGGCCAGGCACTGGCGCATGTGTTCCGTCAGCGGCGTATGCGCGCCTTGCACGGCCAGTTCAAACAGCAGGAAGGGTAAGAAGAGCACGGCCAGGGCCAGCAGCGACTCGTACACCATGGAAATCAGGCGGCGCTTGATCGTGGGATGGGAAGTGATGCTGGCGGCAGGTGTGCTATTTGGCATAGTTCGGCAGTGGGGCAGGCGTGGCAGGTGGCGTGACGGGCGCGGTGGCGGGGGCCGCGGCAGGATCCGTGAGCGGCACGGCCGCCGCAGGCGTGGCGGCTGGCGGCAGGACGGGCGCGGCGACGGCAGGCGCTGCGGGCGTGGCCGGTGGCGCGATCACGGGCGGCTTGCTGGTATTCGAATTGATCGCCGGCACTTTGCCCAGCGGTTTTTTCGGCACGAGTTCCGTCGCCAGCTTTTTCTTTTGATCTTCCGGCAATTGTTGGTATTGCTCCCATTGCGCGGTTTTTTGACCAGGATCAATCTTCTTCGTGCGCGTGTAGTTTTCGCGCACCAGGCGGCGCTGTTCCGGCGTCAGCTTGATCCATTCGCGCATGCGTTCATGCACGCGGGTTTGTTCGTCGGGCGACATGGAGGCAAAGCGGCTGGCGATATCGAGCCATTTCTGCTTGCGCAGCGGTTCCAGCTTGTTCCATTCGCCCGCCAGCGGCTGCAGGGCTTCCTGCTGCGCGTGCGACAGTTTGTTCCAGGACGGGTTGTCGCTGGCCTTGGGCGGCGTGCCGCCTTTGCCGGCCGTGCGGACCGAGCCGGGCTTGACGGCCGGCGCCGGCGCCACCACGGACGCTGCCGCCACGGGAGGGGTCACGGGCGCAGGATGTTGTTGCGCGCCTACCCAGGCCGCGCCAGCCAGGGCGCAGGCGCCCAGGCCGATGCCGCCAGCCAGCCAGCCTTTGCGTACGCTCGTGCGTGCCATTTATTGCTCGCGTTTCGTCAGGTAGGCGTTGAAGCCATGGTCCATGTACGCAGACAGCGGCAATTCGTCCGACAGCACGGCGGCGTCGATTTCTGCCAGTTCGGCAATATGTTGTTCTTGCTCAAACTGATAGATGCCCACCAGGCCGCCAACCAGCAGCAGCAGGGGGATGATGACGCTCATGCGGCCCAGCCACGACAGCGGTTCGACAAACAGGCTGCTGGCGATGCCGGCGAAGACGTCCTTGCGCACGGCGACGGTGGCGGGCGCGTCCGCCTTCTTGCGCGACAGGGCCAGCTTGCGTGCCGCTGCCAGGCCATCGGTGGCCGATGCGGGCAGGTCGTCGAGTTTTTCGTTCAGTGCATGGCGCACTTTGTAAGCGAAATTGAGATCGTCGGTGTTCATAATTTAATTCCCTTGGCTTTCAGCGATTCGGCGAGCGTGTGGGTAGCTCTGGAGCAATGTGTTTTCACGCTACCTTCGGAGCAGCCCATCGCTTCCGCTGTTTCAGCCACATCCATGTCCTGCCAATAACGCATGAGGAAGGCTTCGCGTTGACGTGACGGCAGTTTTTGTACCTCAGCATCAATCAAAGCAAGCATTTGCGCGCGTTCGACCTGGTCGGCCGACGATTCGGCGGCGCTGCTGCCCTGTTCCGATTCATACGTGTCAAGTATATCAAAATCTTCATGCTCGTCGCCCGAGGGCTTCATGCCGGAAAACAGGCTGACCCAGGTATTGCGAACTTTTTCTCGGCGGAAATAATCAAGGATGGTGTTCTGCAAGATGCGCTGGAACAGCATCGGCAGTTCGGCGGCCGGCTTGTCGCCGTACTTCTCGGCCAGCTTGATCATGGCATCCTGCACGATGTCGAGTGCCGATTCTTCCTTGCGGACCGCGTAGGCGGCTTGCTTGAAAGCGCGCCGCTCGACATTTTCTAGAAAGTCGGATAATTCTTTGTCTGTTGCCATGCGGTATGGGGATCTTAGCGGGCTGCGGGTGCGGTGGGCGAAATGGGGGCGGGTATGCTTTTTGCAACCCCGTGCATGCTAGCAAAAAATGTGCGTTTCCGCAGGGTTTTTGCACGTCGTGCGAGCAAAAATGCAGCGAGGCCGACATTTTCCTTGACCATCATGGTGCAACGCGATAACGTATGGGACGCTTTGAACACCCCAAAGCCCTATGGTCAGGTCGCGACCGGCACACAAGGCCATCCGCGGCAAGACGCGCTTTCATTTGTAGGCAGTTTGTTCTAACCCGTGCCACAAGCGCGAGCGGTTCGTACAGGCGCCACAGAAACTCCGGCCAAACGAGTTGCGTTAAGCGTTGTTTTGTAAGGTATCTATGGGTGCCCAAAGAAATGGCGTGACCGCATGAAAAGGGAAGCAGGAGCACTGTCGCGCACAGCGAACTTCGTCAGGAAAGAACATCCGATCAATCTCCAATGGACCTTGAAAGGAATGTTTCATGAATACCGAAGCAGCAGCAGGACCAATTACCGGCGCAGAAATTGTCGTGCGCTGTCTGGCTGAAGAGGGCGTCGAGCACGTCTTTGGATATCCGGGCGGAGCCGTACTCTACATCTACGACGCCATCTTCCAGCAAAACAAATTCCAGCATATCCTGGTACGCCACGAGCAGGCCGCGATCCACGCCGCCGATGCCTATTCGCGCAGCTCGAACAAAGTCGGTGTCGCCATCGTCACGTCCGGTCCGGGCGTCACGAATGCCGTCACAGGCCTGTCGACCGCGTACATGGACTCGATTCCCATGGTGGTGATCTCCGGCCAGGTGCCGAGCCACGCCATCGGCCAGGATGCGTTCCAGGAATGCGACACGGTCGGCATCACGCGCCCCGTGGTCAAGCACAACTTCCTCGTCAAGGACGTCAAGGACCTGGCAGCGACGATCAAGAAAGCCTTCTTCATCGCCCGTACCGGCCGTCCGGGACCCGTGCTGGTCGATATCCCCAAGGATATCAGCATGCACAAATGCCATTTCGACTATCCGAAGGAAGTCGAGATGCGTTCCTACCGTCCCGTCGACAAGGGCCACTCGGGCCAGATCCGCAAGGCCGTGCAGCTGTTGCTGCAAGCCGAACGCCCGATGATCTACACGGGCGGCGGCGTCATCCTGGCGAATGCGGCTCCCGAGCTGAACAAGCTGGTCGACCGCCTGGGTTTCCCGTGCACCAACACCTTGATGGGCCTGGGCGGCTACCGCGCCTCGAGCGAGCAGTATGTCGGTATGCCCGGCATGCACGGCACCTACGAAGCGAACATGGCGATGCAGAATTGCGACGTGCTGATCGCCATCGGCGCCCGTTTCGATGACCGCGTGATCGGCAACCCGAAACATTTCGCCTCGCATCCGCGCAAGATCATCCACGTGGACATCGATCCATCGTCGATTTCCAAGCGCGTCAAGGTCGATATCCCCATCGTCGGCAACGTCAAGGACGTGCTGATCGAGTTCCTCGCGCAACTCGACGCGGCCGAAGCCAAGCCGAACGTCAATGCCTTGAGCAACTGGTGGAAGCAGATCGCCGAATGGCGTGGCCGCGAATGCCTGAAATACCCGACTTCCGACCTGGTCATCAAGCCGCAATCGGTGGTCGAGAAAGTCTTCCAGCTCACCAAGGGCGACGCTTTCATCACCTCCGACGTGGGCCAGCACCAGATGTGGGCGGCGCAATACTATGGCTTCGACAAGCCGCGCCGCTGGATCAATTCCGGCGGCCTGGGCACCATGGGCGTCGGCTTGCCGTACGCCATGGGCGTGCAGATGGCCAATCCGGACGCCACCGTCGCCTGCATCACGGGCGAAGGCTCGATCCAGATGTGCATCCAGGAACTCGCCACGTGCAAGCAGTATCATTTGACGCCGAAGATCATCATGCTCAACAACCGTTTCCTCGGCATGGTGCGCCAGTGGCAGGAAATCGATTACGGTTCGCGCTATTCCGAGTCGTACATGGATTCGCTGCCCGACTTCGAGAAGCTGGCTGAAGCGTACGGCCACGTGGGCATGAAAATTGAAAAACCGGGCGACGTCGACGGCGCCCTTAAAGAGGCGTTTGCCATGAAAGACAGGCTGGTATTCATGAACTTCATTACCGACCAGTCCGAAAACGTGTGGCCCATGGTGAAAGCCGGCAAAGGCCTCTCCGAAATGATGCTCGGTTCGGAGGATCTCTAATCATGCGCCATATTATTTCTGTCTTGCTGGAAAACGAAGCGGGCGCCCTGTCGCGCGTGGTGGGCCTGTTCTCGGCACGCGGCTACAACATCGAAACCTTGACGGTGGCGCCGACGGAAGACTCGACCCTGTCGCGCATGACCATCGTCACCAGCGGCTCGGACGACATCATCGAGCAGATCACCAAGCACCTGAACCGTCTGATTGAAGTGGTGAAGGTGGTGGACCTGACCGAAGGCCAGCATATCGAACGCGAGTTGATGCTGATCAAGGTTCGTGCCGTGGGCAAGGAGCGCGAGGAAATGAAGCGCACCGCCGACATCTTCCGTGGCCGCATCATCGATGTCACCGAAAAGACGTACACGATCGAACTGACTGGCAACAAGGTCAAGCTCGATGCGTTCATCGATTCGATCGACCGCGCCGCCATCCTGGAAACCGTCCGCACAGGTGGTTCCGGCATCGGCCGCGGCGAACGCATCCTCAAAGTATAAAAGCACAGACGCAGCACTACGCGGCCCGCGGGGCGCATTTAAAACAACAACGCATCATCAAATTATAGGAAATACCATGAAAGTTTTTTACGACAAAGACGCTGACCTCTCCTTGATCAAAGGTAAAAACGTTGCCATCATCGGCTACGGTTCGCAAGGCCACGCGCACGCGCAAAACCTGAACGATTCGGGCGTCAACGTCACCGTCGGCCTGCGCAAGGGCGGCGCTTCGTGGACCAAGGTCGAGCAAGCGGGCCTGAAAGTAGCGGAAGTCAACGACGCCGTGAAAGCGGCCGACGTCATCATGATCTTGCTGCCAGATGAAAACATCGCCCAGGTCTACAACGAAAACATCGCCCCGTTCGCCAAGCAAGGCGCCGTACTGGCCTTCGCCCACGGCTTCAACGTGCATTACGGCCAAGTCGTGCCACGCGCCGACCTGGACGTGATCATGGTCGCGCCGAAAGCCCCGGGCCACACCGTGCGCGCCACCTACACCCAGGGTGGCGGCGTGCCCCACCTGATCGCCGTGTACCAGGATAAATCGGGCATCGCCCGCGATATCGCCCTGTCGTACGCCTCGGCCAACGGCGGCGGCCGTGCCGGCATCATCGAAACGAATTTCCGTGAAGAAACTGAAACGGACTTGTTCGGTGAACAAGCCGTGCTGTGCGGCGGTGCCGTGGAACTGATCAAGGCCGGTTTCGAAACCCTGACGGAAGCCGGTTACGCGCCTGAAATGGCGTATTTCGAGTGCTTGCACGAACTGAAACTGATCGTCGACCTGATCTATGAAGGCGGCATCGCCAACATGAACTACTCGATCTCGAACAACGCCGAATATGGCGAATACGTGACCGGTCCTAAAGTCGTCACCTCGGCCACCAAGGATGCGATGCGTCAATGCCTGAAAGACATTCAAACGGGCGAATACGCGAAGAGCTTCATCCTGGAAAACAAGGCAGGCGCACCAACCCTGATCTCGCGCCGCCGTTTGACGTCCGAGCACCCGATCGAAGAAGTGGGCGCGAAACTGCGCGCCATGATGCCTTGGATCGCCAAGAACAAGATGGTTGACCAGTCGAAAAACTAAGCAGTTATCGTTCTTCACAAGAAGCCGGCGCAAGCCGGCTTTTTTTCGTTCATGTGATGCCGCCTGTTGCGCCGTGGCGGGGTGGGCGTGAGTATGTGTGTATATTTAAGTGTTTCCCATCTGTATTATTGTCACTCGATTAATTTCCCATAGGAATCAAAAAGTGAGCAATCGCCCCACCTCTGTCAATATCATCGGCTGGTTTTTAATCGTCACGGCACTCATCTCGCTGGTCTCCAGTTACCTCAACATGGATAACCCGATAACAAAGGAGTTGATGGCCAAGAACGCGATGTCGGTGCCGTTGCAATATGCAGTCATGTGTCTGGGCCTGGTCATTGTGCTCATCTCGGGCATTGCCCTGCGCCGTGGCCATAAATGGGCGCGGACGCTGTATCTGGGCTGGAGCGTGTTTGGCCTGGTCGTGGCTCTTTTCACGTCGCCGGTAAAAATCATGCTCGTGCCTGGCGTGCTGATGCTGGCCGTGATTGCCTATTTCCTGTTCCGCCCGCAAGCCAACGCCTATTTTTCTCCGCGCCTGGCGGCGAATGATGCGTAAGTTCTTCAGCATCGTCTGCAAGTCGCTTGCGGGGATGTTTGTCTATCTGATCACCTTGTTTGGTTTCCTGGCCGAGCGGCAGTCCGACGGCAAGCTGGCGATGCTGGCAGTCATCGCGGCTTGCGGCATCGTGGCCATGCTGGCTGGGCTGGCGTTGAGCGGTTTTGCTCAATGGCGGCGCGATACCGGCATTGTGCTGCTGGCCGCCACGGGCTTTACCGCGTTCCTGGTGCTGTGCATGGCATGCGTGTTCAGCAGCGATGAGGTGATGAAATTCATGCCGCCGGGAAGTGTGGACATGTTTGACAGTTATCTGACCGGCGTCGCTGTCTTGCTGGGCTTCGCGGTCCTGGGTGGCTGGTTGCTGCGGCAAGCCCGGTCGCGGTCCGCCAATCCGGCCTGAGCCAGACGCAGTGCCTGCCGGGTAAAGCCAGGTCTCCACCAGGAACCTGGCTTTTTTCTTGCGCGCACGTTTTTCGCCCGCCTCCTATATAATCCCGCCCTTCCTTTGCAGTTTCCTATGGACTGCATCTGTTTCGGTATCTGCCGACCGCAACGCGCATCACCGCTTTTGTAGCACGCCAGGCGCTAGTTTTTTAGCCGCTTGCGCAACCAGAAAGACCCCCATGACTGACCGTATCACCGCCACGGCGCCCTCGCAGGCTGCTGCTGACTCTTCCATTCCCATCCTGGCCTTGCTGGCCCTGGCCATGACGGCGTTCCTCGCCCTGCTGTCGGAAACCTTGCCGGCCGGCTTGCTGCCGCAGATTGCCAAGGACCTCGGCATTTCCGAAGTCATGACGGGCCAGCTGGTGACCGTGTACGCCATCGGCTCGATCCTGACGGCGATTCCCCTGACGGCGCTGACGAGCACCTGGCGCCGGCGCAATGTCTTGTTGCTGGCCATCATCGGCTTCCTGATCTTCAATACGGCGACGGCCCTGGCGCCCAACTACACCGTCGCCCTGGTCGCGCGCTTCGTCACCGGCATGGCCGCCGGGCTGGCCTGGGGCTTGATGGCAGGCTATGCGCGCCGCATGGTGCGTCCCGAACAGCAGGGCAGGGCGATGGCCATTGCCATGATCGGCACGCCGCTGGCCCTGTCGCTGGGCGTGCCGCTGGGCACCCTGATGGGCGGCCTGCTGGGCTGGCGCAGCATCTTTGGCATCATGTCCGGCATGGCCGTGGTGCTGGTCGCGTGGGTGTTGCTGGTCGTGCCCGATTATCCGGGGCAAAAGAATGGCGAGCGCCTGTCGATCCGCCAGGTGTTCGTGACGCCCGGTGTGCGGCCGATTCTGTTCGTCATCGTCGCCTGGATGCTGGCGCATAACATTCTGTATACGTATATCGCGCCGTTCCTGGCACCGTCCGGCTTGCGCCCCCGCGTCGACCTGGTGCTGCTCGTGTATGGCGTGGGATCGCTGGCCGGCATCTGGCTGGTCAGCCAGCTGATCGACCGCTGGCTGCGCCCGCTCGTGCTGGGCTGCATCGCCGCCTTTGCCCTGGTGGTGGTGGCGCTGGGCCTGGCGATGGACTCCCCCATCGTCATCTATGTCAGCATGGCCATCTGGGGCATCACCTTCGGCGGCGCCGGCACCTTGCTGCAGACGGCGTCGGCCGACGCTGCCGGCGATGGCATGGATGTGGCGCAGGCGATGGTGGCGACCATCTGGAATGTGGCCATCGCGGGCGGCGGCCTGGCGGGCGGCATGCTGCTCGACGGCTATGGCGTGGCGTCGTTTCCGTGGGCCATGCTGGCCTTGCTGCTGGTGGCGTTGACCATCGCCTGGCGCGCGCACCGCCACAGTTTCAAGCCGGGCCGGCGCAGCGGCGGTGCGGTCATAGGTCACTAACAACACTGTTATTTAAAATATCAGTGTATTGAAATGTGAGCAGATGTGACTGGGAAGCACATTTTGTGACGATTTGTTAATTTGCGCCACGGGAATGAATGAGGCGTTAGAATCTACACAGTTTGACAAGTTTCTCAGGCGAAAGGGATGGCAAAAGCCTCCCTTTCGCGGGCTGTCAGCCATATTAACTACCTAGGAGTACCCCCCCATGACCGTGATGAAATCCATCCTTGTTGCCGCCGCAGCCACCGTTGCCCTGAGCGCACAAGCGCAAACCTTGCCAACCAACGGCACCCTGGTGGTCGTCCCCGCGTTTGGCGAAGTCAAGCATGTCAACGACCAGGTGATCGCTACCCTGGCCGTCGAAGAACAGGACAAGGACAAGGCTGCCGCCGCGTCGCGAGTCAACCAGAAGATGAACAAGGGCATCGCCATCGTCAAGCAGGCCGACCCATCGGCGGCGCTGAAATCGTACGGCTACTACACCTATCCCGTGTATCCGGAAGAGCGCCCGTTGCCGGCTGGTGCCGTGGCCAAGCCACGTTTGCCAACGGCATGGCGTGTCGGCCAGTACCTGGAAGTGACGACGGCGAACCTGGCGACCTTGCCAAAAACCGTATCGGCGGCGCAAGGCGTGCTGACCCTGAATGGCTTGAATTTCGGCCTGAAGCCGGAAACCATCCGCTTGCTGGACGACCAGCGCATCGCCGCCACGTATAAAAACCTCAATGAGCGCGTGGCCGCCATCGCCAAGGCCATGGGCCGCAATGTGTCCGACGCCGTGCTCGATACGGTGGACTTCGAAGGTTCGGGCAACTACGCCACCGAAAGCCGTCCTGCCGCCGCGCCGATGATGATGCGCAGCGCCAAGATGTCCGAAGACAGCAGCGTCGTCGCCGAACCGAGCTTCGAGCCGGGCGAAACGACGCTCGACATGCGCGTCGTCGGCAAGGTCAAGTTCAAGTAAGTGCGAGTAAGCTCGTCAACGTGGCAATGTTTTCGCGTTAGACTGTTTTAAAAATCATGGGGCTGTTGGCCCCATGGTCGTTTTTGCCCCATTATTTTCCAGGAGAACAGCATGACCGTCATGAAATCGCTGCTGGCCGCCGCCGCTACCGTTGCCCTGAGCGCACACGCCCAGGCCTTGCCCACCTCCGGCACCCTCGTGGTGGTGCCCGCGAATGGCGAAGTGGTGCATGCGAACGACCAGGTGACCGTCACCCTGGCCATTGAAGAGCAGGACAAGGACAAGGCCGCCGCCGCCTCGCGCGTGAACCAGAAGATGAACCAGGGCGCGGCCATCGTCAAGAAAGCCGATCCGCAAGCCGTGCTCAAGACCCAGGGTTATTACACCTATGCCGTGTACCCGGAAACGGCGCCCCTGCCGCCGGGCGTCGCCGCCAAGCCGCGTGTGCCGACGGGCTGGCGCGTAGGCCAGTACCTGCAGGTGACGACGACCAACCTGGCCGCCTTGCCGAAAACCGTTTCTGCAGCGCAAGGCGTGCTGACCCTGAACCGTTTGAATTTCGGCCTGGCGCCCGCCACCATCCGCAAGCTCGACGACCAGCGCATCGCCGCCGCGTACAAGAACCTCAATGAGCGCGTGGCCGCCATCGCCGGCGCCATGGGCCGCAACGTCAATGACGCCGTGATCGACACCATCGATTTCGAAGGTTCGGGCAACTATGCGCAGCGCGCCAATATGGCTGGTGCACGCGCCATGAGCGCCGACTCCATGGGTTATGGCGGCAACCAGGTGGCCGAACCGAGCTTCGAACCAGGCGAAACGACCCTCAACATGGGCCTGGTGGCGAAGATCAAGTTCAAATAAGGCTAGTATTGGTGTCAATATTGCCGGCTTGACGCCGCCGCGCTTTTCTTTGGCGGTGGCTCCTCTATAATGGCAAGATCGGCAGGCGCATGCCGCAAGACGAATGCGCCTGCCATCTGGCACCGAATCCCCCGCAGTACACAAGATATGGAACAACATGGCAAACTTCCCCCGTCGTAGAGGCAAGAACGGCACTCCCGCAGCATCCAAAGCGTCCCGCTTCAGCAAATTCGTGCGCCAGCCGGTGGCCGATGGCACGGGCAAGAAAACCTTGCGCCGCCGCGGCATCTATCTGTTGCCGAACGCCTTCACGACGGCAGCCCTGTTTTGCGGCTTCTACGCCATCGTCATGGCCATGAACCAGAAATTCGAACACGCGGCCTGGGCCATCTTCATCGCCATGATCCTCGACGGCCTCGACGGCCGCATCGCCCGCCTGACAAATACGCAGAGCGAATTCGGCGCCCAGTACGACAGCCTGTCCGACATGGTGTCGTTTGGCGCCGCGCCGGCGCTGGTGATCTATGAATGGTCGCTGCGCGGCATGGGCAAACTGGGCTGGCTGGCCGCCTTCGTGTATTGCGCCGGTGCCGCCTTGCGCCTTGCCCGCTTTAACACGAATATTGCCGTGGTCGACAAGCGCTTCTTCCAGGGCTTGCCCAGCCCGGCTGCCGCCGCCATGGTGGCCGGCTTCATCCTGCTGATGAACGACCTGGAATTTGCCGGCAACCAGCTGGCCTGGGTCTCGTGGACGATCGCCCTGTTCGCCGGCCTGACCATGGTCACGAATGTGCCGTTCTACAGTTTCAAGGATGTGAATTTCCGCAAGTCCGTGCCCTTCATCGTGGTATTCCTGCTGGCATTGTTCTTCGCGCTCATTTCCATCGACCCGCCGAAAGTGCTGTTCCCGATTTTCGTCGCCTATGGCCTGTCCGGCTACGCCGTGTTTTTCTGGCGCATGGCGAAGGGCAAGCCCGTCAGCATCATCCAGACCGACCACGAGCATTAATGCGCCGAGTCGGTAGCATCGCCAGTCTTCAGCCAGCCAGGAGCAGCCATGAACACCAGCAACCGACTCATCATTTTTGACACCACCTTGCGCGACGGCGAGCAATCGCCGGGCGCTTCCATGACGCGCGAGGAAAAGCTGCGCATCGCCAGGCAGCTCGAACGCATGAAGTTCGATGTGATCGAAGCGGGATTCGCGGCCGCCTCGCAGGGCGACTTCGAGTCGATACGGGCGATTGCCGGCGCCGTGCGCGAATCGACCATCTGTTCGCTGTCGCGCGCCAACGACCGCGACATCGCCCGCGCCGCCGAAGCGCTGGCGCCCGCCGAGCGCAAGCGCATCCACACCTTCATTGCCACTTCACCGCTGCACATGCAGATGAAGCTGCGCATGACGCCTGAGCAAGTGCTGACGCAGGCGCAGAACGCCGTGCGCTACGCGCGCCAGTTCACGGACGATATCGAATTCAGCCCCGAAGACGGCAGCCGTTCCGACGAGGATTTTTTGTGCCGCGTGCTCGAAGCCGTGATCGCCGAGGGCGCCACCACCATCAATTTCCCCGACACGGTGGGTTACGCCGTGCCCGAGATCTTCGGCAATACCATCAAGCGTTTGCGCGAACGCATACCGAATGCCGATAAAGCCATCTGGTCCGTCCATTGTCATAACGACCTGGGCCTGGCTGTGGCCAATTCGCTGGCCGGCGTCATGATCGGTGGCGCGCGGCAGATCGAGTGTACCGTCAATGGCCTCGGCGAGCGGGCCGGCAACACGGCGCTGGAAGAAGTGGTGATGGCGCTGCGCACGCGCGCCGCCTATTACAACTTGACGGTGGGCATCGATACGACGCAAATCGTGGCGGCCTCGAAAATGGTGTCGCAGATCACGGGCTTTGCCGTGCAGCCGAACAAGGCAGTGGTGGGCGCGAACGCCTTTGCGCACGCGTCCGGCATCCACCAGGACGGCATTTTAAAGGCGCGCGAGACGTATGAAATCATGCGCGCCGAAGACGTGGGCTGGACGGCCAACAAGATCGTCCTGGGTAAACTGTCGGGCCGCAACGCCTTCAGGCAGCGGTTGCACGAGCTGGGCATCGCGCTCGAATCGGAGGCGGAAGTCAACGCGGCCTTCCTGCGCTTCAAGGAACTGGCCGACCGCAAATCCGAGATTTTCGACGAAGACATCATGGCCCTCGTCAGCGAGGAACAGCAAGCGCAGGAGAGTGAGCACTACCGTTTCATTTCCCTGACACAGCAGTCGACGACGGGCGCCGTGCCGCATGCGCGCGTGGAGTTTCTTGTCGGCGGCGTGCAGCGCAGCTGCGAAGGGCAGGGCGACGGCCCCGTCGACGCGACCGTCAACGCCATCGAAAGCGCGGCCGCCAGCGGCGCGGAGCTGGTCTTGTTCTCCGTCAATGCCATCAGCACGGGCACGCAGTCGCAGGGTGAAGTGACGATGCGATTGTCGCGCGACGGGCGCATCGTCAACGGCGTGGGCGCCGACCCCGACATCATCGTCGCCTCGGCCAAGGCGTATTTGTCGGCGCTCAACAAACTGCATTCCAAGGATGAACGGATCGACCCGCAACCTTAGCCATATATCACCAGAAAAAGCGGCGCTCTTCCTTGGCCGGATCGGGCCCATTCATCATCATGCGCACGATGCCGTCATGGTCGAAGTGTACGTGCATCATGGAATCCCACACGCCCG of Janthinobacterium sp. PAMC25594 contains these proteins:
- a CDS encoding DUF3619 family protein, with the protein product MNTDDLNFAYKVRHALNEKLDDLPASATDGLAAARKLALSRKKADAPATVAVRKDVFAGIASSLFVEPLSWLGRMSVIIPLLLLVGGLVGIYQFEQEQHIAELAEIDAAVLSDELPLSAYMDHGFNAYLTKREQ
- the ilvN gene encoding acetolactate synthase small subunit, producing the protein MRHIISVLLENEAGALSRVVGLFSARGYNIETLTVAPTEDSTLSRMTIVTSGSDDIIEQITKHLNRLIEVVKVVDLTEGQHIERELMLIKVRAVGKEREEMKRTADIFRGRIIDVTEKTYTIELTGNKVKLDAFIDSIDRAAILETVRTGGSGIGRGERILKV
- a CDS encoding MFS transporter, with the translated sequence MTDRITATAPSQAAADSSIPILALLALAMTAFLALLSETLPAGLLPQIAKDLGISEVMTGQLVTVYAIGSILTAIPLTALTSTWRRRNVLLLAIIGFLIFNTATALAPNYTVALVARFVTGMAAGLAWGLMAGYARRMVRPEQQGRAMAIAMIGTPLALSLGVPLGTLMGGLLGWRSIFGIMSGMAVVLVAWVLLVVPDYPGQKNGERLSIRQVFVTPGVRPILFVIVAWMLAHNILYTYIAPFLAPSGLRPRVDLVLLVYGVGSLAGIWLVSQLIDRWLRPLVLGCIAAFALVVVALGLAMDSPIVIYVSMAIWGITFGGAGTLLQTASADAAGDGMDVAQAMVATIWNVAIAGGGLAGGMLLDGYGVASFPWAMLALLLVALTIAWRAHRHSFKPGRRSGGAVIGH
- a CDS encoding RDD family protein, which codes for MPNSTPAASITSHPTIKRRLISMVYESLLALAVLFLPFLLFELAVQGAHTPLTEHMRQCLAFLVMGAYFIHQWSREGQTLAMKTWRLQLVLPGHAHVPLRVAACRYILSWMWLLPALLVSYAFDLQHWTALGAIGVGILAWSATALFTGNGQFLHDKLVGTQTVQLPAPAKKSKKVAA
- the ilvC gene encoding ketol-acid reductoisomerase, encoding MKVFYDKDADLSLIKGKNVAIIGYGSQGHAHAQNLNDSGVNVTVGLRKGGASWTKVEQAGLKVAEVNDAVKAADVIMILLPDENIAQVYNENIAPFAKQGAVLAFAHGFNVHYGQVVPRADLDVIMVAPKAPGHTVRATYTQGGGVPHLIAVYQDKSGIARDIALSYASANGGGRAGIIETNFREETETDLFGEQAVLCGGAVELIKAGFETLTEAGYAPEMAYFECLHELKLIVDLIYEGGIANMNYSISNNAEYGEYVTGPKVVTSATKDAMRQCLKDIQTGEYAKSFILENKAGAPTLISRRRLTSEHPIEEVGAKLRAMMPWIAKNKMVDQSKN
- a CDS encoding DUF3106 domain-containing protein translates to MARTSVRKGWLAGGIGLGACALAGAAWVGAQQHPAPVTPPVAAASVVAPAPAVKPGSVRTAGKGGTPPKASDNPSWNKLSHAQQEALQPLAGEWNKLEPLRKQKWLDIASRFASMSPDEQTRVHERMREWIKLTPEQRRLVRENYTRTKKIDPGQKTAQWEQYQQLPEDQKKKLATELVPKKPLGKVPAINSNTSKPPVIAPPATPAAPAVAAPVLPPAATPAAAVPLTDPAAAPATAPVTPPATPAPLPNYAK
- a CDS encoding RNA polymerase sigma factor — translated: MATDKELSDFLENVERRAFKQAAYAVRKEESALDIVQDAMIKLAEKYGDKPAAELPMLFQRILQNTILDYFRREKVRNTWVSLFSGMKPSGDEHEDFDILDTYESEQGSSAAESSADQVERAQMLALIDAEVQKLPSRQREAFLMRYWQDMDVAETAEAMGCSEGSVKTHCSRATHTLAESLKAKGIKL
- a CDS encoding acetolactate synthase 3 catalytic subunit, with amino-acid sequence MNTEAAAGPITGAEIVVRCLAEEGVEHVFGYPGGAVLYIYDAIFQQNKFQHILVRHEQAAIHAADAYSRSSNKVGVAIVTSGPGVTNAVTGLSTAYMDSIPMVVISGQVPSHAIGQDAFQECDTVGITRPVVKHNFLVKDVKDLAATIKKAFFIARTGRPGPVLVDIPKDISMHKCHFDYPKEVEMRSYRPVDKGHSGQIRKAVQLLLQAERPMIYTGGGVILANAAPELNKLVDRLGFPCTNTLMGLGGYRASSEQYVGMPGMHGTYEANMAMQNCDVLIAIGARFDDRVIGNPKHFASHPRKIIHVDIDPSSISKRVKVDIPIVGNVKDVLIEFLAQLDAAEAKPNVNALSNWWKQIAEWRGRECLKYPTSDLVIKPQSVVEKVFQLTKGDAFITSDVGQHQMWAAQYYGFDKPRRWINSGGLGTMGVGLPYAMGVQMANPDATVACITGEGSIQMCIQELATCKQYHLTPKIIMLNNRFLGMVRQWQEIDYGSRYSESYMDSLPDFEKLAEAYGHVGMKIEKPGDVDGALKEAFAMKDRLVFMNFITDQSENVWPMVKAGKGLSEMMLGSEDL